A region of Actinomycetota bacterium DNA encodes the following proteins:
- a CDS encoding HsdR family type I site-specific deoxyribonuclease — MSDVGQIERIAQDRVVELFQKKLDYDYLGNWEYREGNSNIEVDLLVENLRDRGYEDNLINKAIDKLKSDASLGGGRDLYEPNRDTYNLLRYGLKVKPGAGEQYETVWLIDWANPAKNDFAIAEEVTVFGQHNKRPDIVMYVNGIALATLELKRSKVAVSEGIRQTIGNQRPEFIRPFFTTVQLLMAGNDVEGLRYAVIDTPEKYWLAWREPADIDDPLDRALTQLCSKQRLLELIHDFMVFDAGVKKICRHNQYFGVKAAQARAAKREGGIIWHTQGSGKSLTMVWLAKWLREHQPDARVLLITDRTELDEQIENVFNGVNEKIYRTSSGADLLETLNKSTEWLICSLVHKFRGSENDADRDAADDEFIQELQAKVPKGFAAKGNIFVFIDEAHRTQSGKMHAAMKALLPGAMFIGFTGTPLLRADKATSIETFGSFVHTYKFDEAVADGVVVDLRYEARSIDQHLTSPAQVDKWFDVKTKGMTDLSRAELKKRWGTMQKVVSSEPRAKQIVNDILLDMETKPRLMNRHGNAILVCASIYQACKFYELFCNAGFKGKCAIITSYEPQAGDIAKEDSGEGATERLRQYEIYRQMLADHFHESPDQAMNRIEQFEKEVKEQFVKNPGQMRLLIVVDKLLTGFDAPPATYLYIDKKMQDHGLFQAICRVNRLDGEDKDYGYIVDYRDLFNSLESAITDYTDGALDGYEKKDIEGLLTDRIKRAREDLDEALEKIRAICEPVAPPKNTLQYQRYFCATEPGNAEQLKANEPKRVELYKAIAAVTRAYANLANEMDAAGYSEAEAAAINDEITHYSAVRDEVKLGAGEDVDFKQYEAGMRFLLDTYIQADASEVVGEFKDGLIQLIVQMGAGAIAKLPAGIKKDPEAVAETIVNNMRKVIIDERAMNPKYYEKMSELLDALIEERRRGALEYKAYLDGLIKQAQMLGKKESDSAYPAWADTGAKRAIVDFGLPDEETAVAVDKAVMGTKPDRWVGNPIKEKRVKFALRKVLPDDYDRLDELFDLVKARHEYR; from the coding sequence ATGAGTGACGTCGGGCAGATCGAGCGTATCGCGCAGGATCGCGTCGTCGAACTCTTCCAGAAGAAGCTGGACTACGACTATCTCGGCAACTGGGAGTACCGCGAGGGCAACTCAAACATTGAGGTCGACCTGCTGGTGGAAAACTTGCGGGACCGCGGCTATGAAGACAATCTGATCAACAAGGCAATCGACAAGCTAAAGTCCGATGCATCACTGGGCGGCGGGCGTGACTTGTACGAGCCCAACCGCGACACCTACAACTTGCTGCGATACGGGCTGAAGGTGAAGCCAGGCGCCGGCGAGCAGTACGAGACTGTCTGGCTGATCGACTGGGCGAATCCAGCGAAGAACGACTTCGCCATCGCTGAGGAAGTAACTGTGTTTGGGCAGCACAACAAACGGCCGGATATCGTCATGTATGTCAACGGCATCGCGCTGGCGACGCTGGAGCTGAAGCGATCCAAAGTAGCTGTCTCGGAGGGTATCAGGCAGACAATCGGTAATCAGCGACCCGAGTTCATCAGGCCCTTCTTCACTACTGTCCAGCTCCTTATGGCCGGCAACGACGTCGAAGGGCTTCGGTACGCCGTCATCGACACGCCTGAAAAGTACTGGCTGGCGTGGCGCGAGCCCGCCGACATCGATGATCCGCTGGACCGGGCGCTCACCCAGCTCTGTTCCAAGCAGAGGCTCTTGGAGCTGATCCATGACTTCATGGTCTTCGACGCCGGAGTAAAGAAGATCTGTCGTCACAATCAGTACTTCGGCGTCAAGGCCGCCCAGGCAAGAGCCGCCAAGCGCGAAGGCGGCATCATCTGGCACACCCAGGGGTCGGGGAAGTCGCTGACGATGGTGTGGTTGGCCAAGTGGCTCCGCGAGCACCAGCCTGACGCTCGCGTGCTGCTGATCACCGACCGCACCGAACTCGACGAGCAGATTGAGAACGTCTTCAACGGTGTCAACGAGAAGATCTACCGCACCAGTAGCGGCGCCGATCTGCTCGAGACCCTGAACAAGTCGACCGAGTGGCTGATCTGCTCACTCGTCCACAAGTTCCGCGGTTCTGAGAACGATGCCGACCGAGATGCGGCGGACGACGAATTCATCCAAGAGTTGCAGGCGAAGGTACCGAAGGGCTTCGCGGCCAAGGGCAACATCTTCGTCTTCATCGATGAGGCTCACCGGACGCAGTCTGGCAAGATGCATGCCGCAATGAAGGCGCTCCTGCCCGGGGCGATGTTCATCGGCTTCACAGGCACTCCGCTCCTGCGGGCTGACAAGGCGACCAGCATCGAGACTTTCGGGAGCTTCGTCCATACCTACAAGTTCGACGAGGCAGTCGCCGACGGGGTCGTCGTAGACCTCCGCTATGAGGCTCGCAGCATCGATCAGCATCTGACGTCGCCGGCCCAGGTCGACAAGTGGTTCGACGTCAAGACAAAAGGCATGACTGACCTATCGCGCGCCGAGCTGAAGAAACGCTGGGGCACCATGCAGAAGGTCGTGAGCTCCGAGCCACGCGCCAAGCAGATCGTCAACGACATCCTACTCGACATGGAGACCAAGCCGCGCCTAATGAACCGGCACGGCAATGCGATCCTCGTGTGCGCCAGCATCTATCAGGCTTGTAAGTTCTATGAACTGTTTTGTAACGCCGGCTTCAAGGGCAAGTGCGCCATCATCACTAGCTACGAGCCGCAGGCCGGTGACATCGCCAAGGAAGACTCGGGTGAGGGCGCGACCGAGCGGCTCCGCCAGTATGAAATCTACCGGCAGATGCTAGCCGACCACTTTCACGAATCACCAGACCAGGCGATGAACCGGATCGAGCAGTTCGAAAAGGAGGTCAAGGAACAGTTCGTCAAGAACCCGGGCCAGATGCGGTTGCTGATCGTGGTGGACAAGCTGCTTACCGGGTTCGACGCGCCGCCCGCGACGTACCTCTATATCGACAAGAAGATGCAAGACCACGGTCTGTTCCAGGCTATCTGTCGCGTGAACCGGCTAGACGGAGAGGACAAGGACTACGGCTACATTGTCGATTACCGGGATCTCTTCAACTCTCTTGAGAGCGCGATCACCGACTACACAGATGGAGCCCTCGATGGCTACGAGAAGAAGGACATCGAGGGACTGCTCACCGATCGCATCAAGCGGGCCCGCGAGGATCTCGATGAAGCCTTGGAAAAGATTCGCGCTATCTGTGAGCCAGTCGCCCCACCGAAGAACACGTTGCAGTACCAGCGGTACTTCTGCGCAACCGAACCAGGCAACGCCGAGCAGCTCAAGGCCAACGAGCCTAAGCGCGTGGAGCTGTATAAAGCCATCGCCGCCGTTACTCGGGCTTACGCCAACCTGGCCAACGAGATGGATGCGGCCGGCTACAGCGAGGCCGAGGCCGCGGCGATCAATGACGAGATCACGCACTACAGTGCTGTGCGGGACGAGGTCAAGCTCGGCGCCGGCGAAGACGTCGATTTCAAGCAGTATGAAGCGGGAATGCGCTTCCTGCTCGATACCTACATCCAGGCCGATGCCTCTGAGGTGGTCGGCGAGTTCAAGGACGGACTCATCCAGCTCATTGTTCAGATGGGCGCTGGGGCGATCGCGAAGCTGCCGGCGGGCATCAAGAAGGATCCGGAGGCCGTCGCCGAGACTATCGTCAACAACATGCGCAAAGTGATCATCGACGAACGCGCCATGAACCCGAAGTACTACGAGAAGATGTCCGAGCTGCTCGACGCCCTCATTGAGGAACGCCGCAGGGGTGCGCTCGAATACAAGGCCTATCTCGACGGCCTGATCAAGCAGGCCCAGATGCTTGGCAAGAAGGAATCCGATAGCGCGTACCCCGCTTGGGCCGATACCGGGGCTAAGCGCGCCATCGTTGATTTCGGTTTGCCAGACGAGGAAACCGCGGTCGCCGTGGACAAGGCTGTAATGGGGACAAAGCCCGACCGATGGGTGGGAAACCCAATCAAGGAGAAGAGGGTCAAGTTCGCGCTTCGGAAGGTCCTACCTGACGATTACGATCGGCTGGACGAGCTATTCGACCTCGTGAAGGCGCGCCATGAGTACCGGTAG
- a CDS encoding M48 family metallopeptidase: MSTGSNQLTIRGIPVDVIYKDIRNLHIGVYPPLGRVRVAAPLRLGDDQVRLAVIQRLPWIKRQREGLRQAVRQSKREMSTGESHYVWGLRHRLTVIETRGRTAVRLAGNRLEMQVRPDATAAERERALSEWYRAELRRALAEVAGRAEERTGLSPTRWIVRRMKTKWGSCSPKTGRISVNLELAKKHPLCLEYVVVHELAHLRERQHGQAFVQLMDTFMPTWRHHRADLNRAPLAHEEWLY; the protein is encoded by the coding sequence ATGAGTACCGGTAGCAACCAGCTGACTATTCGTGGCATTCCAGTGGACGTCATCTACAAGGACATCCGGAACCTTCATATCGGGGTCTATCCACCTCTAGGACGGGTTCGCGTTGCAGCTCCGCTTCGCCTCGGGGATGATCAGGTGAGGCTGGCGGTCATCCAGCGACTTCCTTGGATCAAACGCCAGCGGGAGGGGTTGCGGCAGGCTGTGCGTCAATCGAAGCGTGAGATGAGCACCGGAGAGTCACATTATGTCTGGGGACTCCGTCATAGGTTGACGGTGATCGAGACCCGGGGGAGAACGGCGGTGCGTCTCGCCGGCAATCGGCTCGAGATGCAGGTACGCCCCGACGCGACTGCAGCCGAGCGGGAGCGTGCGCTGAGCGAGTGGTATCGAGCCGAACTGCGGAGGGCACTAGCTGAGGTAGCTGGACGAGCCGAAGAGCGCACTGGCCTCAGCCCTACGCGGTGGATTGTCCGGCGGATGAAGACCAAGTGGGGTTCATGTAGCCCCAAGACCGGTCGCATATCCGTGAATCTTGAACTTGCGAAGAAGCATCCCCTTTGCCTGGAGTACGTAGTCGTTCATGAACTGGCTCATCTCAGGGAACGACAGCATGGCCAGGCGTTCGTGCAGCTCATGGACACCTTCATGCCCACTTGGCGCCACCACCGCGCCGACTTGAATCGGGCGCCGCTAGCCCACGAAGAGTGGCTCTACTAG
- a CDS encoding DUF6527 family protein, translating into MKQRVIAHEFVELVPEELEEGKLYISIPYETAVHLCACGCGIKVVTPISPPEWLLIWDGDTVSLTPSIGNWQFPCRSHYWITRSRVVWAGALSDARIAEGRRREAVQRDAYHAERQLQERADPHTPHPRAHTSAWQRLRRALRRH; encoded by the coding sequence ATGAAGCAAAGGGTGATCGCGCATGAGTTCGTTGAGCTCGTCCCTGAAGAGCTAGAGGAAGGCAAGCTCTACATCTCAATCCCGTACGAGACCGCTGTACACCTCTGTGCGTGCGGCTGTGGCATCAAGGTCGTGACCCCGATCAGCCCGCCCGAGTGGCTACTCATCTGGGATGGAGACACTGTCTCGCTCACGCCGTCGATCGGCAACTGGCAGTTTCCATGTCGTTCTCACTACTGGATAACCCGCAGCCGCGTTGTCTGGGCTGGCGCGCTCAGCGACGCGAGGATCGCGGAGGGCCGGCGCCGTGAGGCCGTACAGCGTGACGCTTACCACGCCGAGCGCCAACTGCAAGAGCGGGCGGATCCTCATACTCCACACCCTCGGGCGCACACATCGGCCTGGCAGCGACTGCGTCGCGCCCTCCGTCGGCACTGA
- a CDS encoding ThiF family adenylyltransferase: MSKQLISRSADLKRLRDDGYDIEIRSSYLVVKGVPYVTAQRTVAYGLLVSELSTSGDTTTTPATHEIFFVGSIPCDHHGNELTQIINQRGEFSLAGDLKACCSFSRKSDPAGYPDYYEKVVTSVALLEGYARAIDDTATARRFVPVETDEDESVFRYLDSASSRARIGAVTEKLQLAKVVIVGLGGTGSYILDLVAKTPVNEIHLYDGDRLFTHNAFRAPGAASLGQLRVAPKKVHYFRRKYDPMRRAIIAHAVHVDDTNIEELRDASFVFLAMDGGPAKRYVIEHLEQFGVPFIDTGMGIYQAVDALGGIVRTTTSDNEHRSHIWEKSRISFADAEADEYEQNIQIADLNMLNAALAVIKWKKLFGFYTDFEHEYSSMYTIDGNHLLNEDQGA; this comes from the coding sequence ATGTCAAAGCAACTGATAAGTCGTAGCGCCGACCTCAAGCGTCTGCGCGACGACGGGTACGACATCGAGATCCGCTCGAGCTACCTCGTGGTGAAGGGGGTGCCGTACGTGACCGCTCAGCGAACGGTCGCGTACGGTCTCCTGGTTTCAGAACTATCGACCAGCGGGGACACCACCACGACGCCGGCCACCCACGAGATCTTCTTCGTCGGCTCGATCCCCTGTGACCACCATGGGAACGAGCTCACGCAGATCATCAACCAACGTGGCGAGTTCTCGCTGGCAGGCGACCTCAAGGCGTGTTGCTCGTTTTCGCGTAAGTCCGACCCGGCAGGATACCCGGACTACTACGAGAAAGTTGTCACCTCCGTGGCGCTGCTTGAAGGCTACGCGCGAGCGATCGACGATACGGCGACGGCACGCAGGTTCGTACCTGTTGAGACCGACGAAGACGAATCGGTCTTCCGCTATCTCGACTCCGCGTCGAGCCGAGCTCGCATTGGAGCGGTCACCGAGAAGCTCCAGCTGGCGAAGGTGGTGATCGTCGGTCTGGGCGGAACCGGATCATACATCCTCGACCTCGTCGCCAAGACTCCAGTGAATGAGATCCATCTTTACGACGGAGATAGGCTCTTCACGCACAACGCTTTTCGGGCGCCGGGAGCGGCGTCACTGGGCCAGCTTCGCGTCGCCCCGAAGAAGGTCCACTACTTCCGCAGGAAGTACGACCCGATGCGACGAGCGATCATCGCCCACGCCGTGCACGTCGATGATACCAACATCGAAGAACTTCGCGATGCCAGCTTCGTCTTCTTGGCGATGGACGGAGGCCCGGCAAAGCGCTACGTCATCGAGCACTTGGAGCAGTTCGGCGTCCCGTTTATCGATACAGGGATGGGCATCTACCAGGCCGTCGACGCGCTGGGTGGCATCGTGCGCACGACCACGAGCGACAACGAGCACCGCAGCCATATCTGGGAGAAGTCGCGAATCTCATTCGCCGACGCAGAGGCCGACGAGTACGAGCAGAACATCCAGATCGCCGACCTCAACATGCTGAACGCAGCCTTGGCCGTCATCAAATGGAAGAAGCTCTTTGGCTTCTACACAGACTTCGAACATGAGTACTCGTCGATGTACACCATCGACGGGAACCATCTGTTGAACGAGGACCAGGGGGCATGA
- a CDS encoding multiubiquitin domain-containing protein, translating to MAETASAAENHEKDKGFTIIVNAQEKVVPDEGVSFDEVTKLAYPTPPFAQTMYTVTFRNAKKPKEGTLVEGQSVEVKKHGTIFNVKATDKS from the coding sequence ATGGCAGAGACGGCTTCAGCCGCCGAGAACCACGAGAAGGACAAGGGCTTCACGATCATCGTCAACGCCCAAGAGAAGGTGGTCCCGGACGAGGGCGTGTCGTTCGACGAGGTCACGAAGCTCGCCTACCCGACGCCCCCGTTCGCGCAGACGATGTACACCGTGACATTCCGAAACGCGAAGAAGCCCAAGGAAGGAACCCTCGTCGAGGGTCAGTCCGTCGAGGTCAAGAAGCACGGCACGATCTTCAATGTCAAAGCAACTGATAAGTCGTAG
- a CDS encoding helix-turn-helix domain-containing protein, translating to MDRKGWFDAGALYEALDGVRQARKITWKQVAGESGVSASTLTRMAQGKRPDVDGLAALVAWSGLDADDYVRSVAAKPAPEPLAKISTYLRSDRNLSPEAATAIDELVKATYERLRKRN from the coding sequence ATGGACAGAAAGGGGTGGTTCGACGCCGGAGCGCTCTACGAGGCGCTCGACGGCGTCCGACAAGCTAGGAAGATCACGTGGAAGCAGGTCGCCGGAGAGTCGGGGGTCAGTGCGTCGACCCTAACTCGCATGGCCCAGGGGAAGCGGCCGGACGTGGACGGACTAGCCGCGCTCGTTGCCTGGTCTGGCCTCGATGCAGATGACTATGTCCGCTCGGTGGCCGCCAAGCCAGCTCCTGAGCCGCTGGCGAAAATCTCGACCTATCTCCGTAGCGACAGGAACCTTTCGCCGGAGGCGGCCACGGCGATAGACGAACTGGTCAAGGCAACGTACGAACGGTTACGGAAACGGAACTAG
- a CDS encoding ImmA/IrrE family metallo-endopeptidase codes for MAFRRGFKKEANEIAAETRAELDLSPYDQLDPRILAGWLEIPVIGLSALVPEAPAVTHLLTDELEVFSAVTVFASTERTIVHNDGHSHTRQVSNLAHELAHALLLHPPTPALDNNGCRHWNQDIEDEASWLAGCLLVPEAAAMAIAKGRWTLPAAARNFGVSVAMIRYRLNATGAVRRVARAARAARASA; via the coding sequence ATGGCCTTTCGGCGGGGATTCAAGAAGGAAGCGAACGAGATCGCAGCCGAGACGCGAGCCGAGCTGGACTTGTCGCCGTACGACCAACTCGATCCGAGAATCCTCGCTGGTTGGCTCGAAATCCCCGTCATCGGGCTTTCGGCCCTCGTGCCAGAGGCTCCGGCGGTGACGCACTTGCTGACAGACGAGCTTGAAGTCTTCTCAGCAGTGACAGTCTTCGCGAGCACGGAGCGAACCATCGTGCATAACGACGGTCACTCACACACTCGCCAGGTCAGCAACCTAGCCCACGAGCTGGCGCACGCTCTGTTGCTGCACCCCCCGACGCCGGCCCTCGACAACAACGGGTGCCGCCACTGGAACCAGGACATTGAAGATGAGGCGAGCTGGCTCGCAGGATGCTTACTGGTTCCCGAGGCGGCCGCCATGGCGATCGCCAAGGGTCGCTGGACACTGCCCGCAGCGGCCCGCAACTTTGGGGTGAGCGTCGCTATGATTCGGTACCGGTTGAACGCAACGGGGGCCGTCCGCAGAGTCGCTCGGGCCGCTCGAGCTGCCAGAGCGAGCGCATAA
- a CDS encoding AAA family ATPase, with translation MADLGITLPDGTQLAGGVPIVIVGPNGSGKTRLAHKLSPQAGAPIEFINALRSTRISAQLPAMSRVQAVQQHNSQKDNARTQPWELISDFDFVLAQLLVDDGDAARTFRRAYESGQPVDGIEPSALQLVESLWRSIFPGRMLEWKDWAPVVRNDRAEVDAYGANEMSDGERAALYLLSKVLLSQLGTILVIDEPETHFHEELAVRLWDALEKARPDLRFVYVTHDIPFALSREPAAYLLADPISGLTRINIYARIPANIRRAILGAASFSYYASRVIFCEGEDHSFDKAFLSAWCPGRDTVVLAVGSGDVVRQCVDVFKSANLVDNLEALGVVDRDFRSDDELKSLAATAVVLPVHEIEGLVCLPAIGDRLATHLGKTLEGGVAGIVQGTVRDEDVRRVAYERTKLGLLNSVEDLVTGKPGAWDEKGMQAHYDEMKSSLGRSVDAVAIFKEELSRAEATRKSGDIAKILEIFPSKPIANAVARTLGVKVSTLFEIVIGGLAATVNPDDPLYKLGSDLEAELTKIGLPPRTVTERRQEPSSDGADTQPS, from the coding sequence ATGGCCGACCTAGGAATCACTTTACCAGACGGCACGCAGCTTGCTGGTGGGGTGCCTATTGTAATTGTCGGGCCAAACGGGTCGGGCAAGACGAGACTAGCTCATAAGCTCAGTCCGCAAGCCGGCGCCCCCATCGAATTCATCAATGCCCTTCGCAGCACTCGGATCAGCGCTCAACTGCCGGCGATGTCAAGGGTTCAGGCAGTCCAGCAGCATAACAGCCAAAAGGACAACGCTCGTACTCAGCCTTGGGAATTGATATCCGACTTCGATTTTGTCTTAGCCCAGCTGCTCGTGGATGATGGAGATGCGGCTCGGACTTTTCGACGTGCGTACGAGAGCGGCCAGCCTGTAGATGGCATCGAACCAAGTGCACTCCAGCTGGTCGAGAGTCTGTGGAGGTCCATATTTCCTGGGCGCATGCTTGAGTGGAAGGACTGGGCCCCGGTCGTGAGGAATGATCGGGCGGAGGTTGATGCCTACGGCGCCAACGAGATGAGCGATGGGGAGCGGGCAGCTCTATATCTTCTTTCCAAGGTGCTGCTATCCCAGCTAGGCACCATCCTAGTAATTGATGAGCCAGAAACCCACTTTCACGAAGAGCTCGCAGTACGGTTGTGGGACGCCCTAGAGAAAGCGCGACCAGACTTGCGCTTTGTCTATGTCACGCATGACATTCCATTTGCTTTGTCGCGAGAACCAGCTGCCTATTTGCTTGCCGACCCCATCTCGGGTTTGACACGAATCAACATTTACGCCCGCATCCCGGCTAACATCCGGCGCGCCATATTGGGTGCCGCATCATTCAGTTACTACGCCAGTAGAGTCATCTTTTGCGAAGGGGAGGATCATTCGTTCGATAAGGCCTTCCTTTCTGCGTGGTGTCCGGGAAGAGATACGGTGGTGTTGGCGGTTGGATCCGGGGATGTGGTTCGGCAGTGCGTAGACGTATTCAAGTCGGCCAACCTCGTTGACAACTTAGAAGCTTTAGGAGTTGTGGACCGCGATTTCCGATCCGATGACGAGTTGAAGTCTTTGGCTGCGACCGCAGTGGTACTACCGGTGCACGAAATCGAGGGTCTCGTCTGCTTGCCAGCGATTGGCGATCGGCTGGCCACCCACCTCGGCAAGACGCTGGAGGGTGGAGTGGCAGGCATTGTGCAGGGCACGGTGAGAGATGAAGATGTTCGGCGAGTTGCCTATGAGCGCACCAAACTAGGATTACTGAACTCAGTTGAGGATTTGGTGACTGGGAAGCCAGGTGCTTGGGATGAAAAGGGTATGCAAGCCCACTATGACGAGATGAAGTCTTCACTGGGGAGATCTGTCGATGCCGTGGCCATCTTCAAGGAGGAGCTTAGCCGAGCGGAGGCGACGCGTAAGTCCGGCGACATAGCGAAAATCCTGGAGATCTTTCCTTCGAAGCCAATAGCCAACGCGGTGGCCCGCACCTTGGGGGTAAAGGTCAGTACTCTCTTCGAAATCGTAATTGGAGGCTTGGCCGCTACCGTCAATCCAGATGATCCTCTTTACAAGCTCGGGAGCGATCTTGAGGCTGAGCTGACCAAGATTGGACTGCCCCCCAGGACTGTCACTGAGCGCAGGCAGGAGCCAAGCAGCGATGGAGCTGACACTCAACCTTCCTGA
- a CDS encoding abortive infection family protein has product MADSQAPTAGALSDAIITAVARMVDDAQQERRVPAHSDLTFLLEQAGLKEADLSTPAGKEKRIRHVLTWAMEHDMGRGEQLVARLVAMIRGFGGFRPDSPNYVGRDAIENARDAFTSEGLVLTGDGELHRRLLEGLDDPETPRVLRSYIRRANRGADDAALVVGTSKDLLEATAAHVLLVRFGSYTYTNFPLLLGQAFVALGLATAQVAPDPGEPPWHEVERRLFDLGCAVNRLRNKEGIGHGRPFLPSVSDQQARAAIQAMGVIAQLLLDRL; this is encoded by the coding sequence ATGGCAGACAGCCAAGCTCCGACGGCGGGCGCTCTCTCGGACGCAATCATCACGGCGGTCGCGAGAATGGTGGATGACGCCCAACAAGAGAGGCGTGTCCCAGCGCACTCGGACCTCACGTTCTTGCTTGAGCAGGCTGGGCTCAAGGAGGCGGACCTTTCGACGCCCGCCGGAAAGGAGAAGCGCATTCGCCACGTCTTGACCTGGGCTATGGAACACGACATGGGTCGAGGTGAGCAGCTCGTTGCCCGTCTGGTGGCGATGATTAGGGGATTTGGAGGTTTTCGGCCCGACTCGCCCAACTACGTCGGGCGCGACGCCATCGAGAACGCGCGCGATGCCTTCACCTCTGAGGGTCTGGTCTTGACGGGAGACGGAGAGCTACATAGGAGGTTGCTGGAGGGGCTCGATGACCCTGAGACGCCCCGCGTGCTCAGGTCGTACATCCGCCGCGCGAATCGGGGCGCCGACGATGCAGCGCTGGTAGTCGGAACCAGCAAGGACTTGCTGGAGGCCACGGCCGCACATGTCCTTCTAGTTCGATTCGGCAGCTACACCTACACCAACTTCCCCCTCCTGCTCGGCCAGGCGTTTGTCGCCCTCGGGCTGGCCACCGCCCAGGTGGCTCCCGATCCTGGCGAGCCCCCTTGGCATGAAGTCGAGAGGCGTCTGTTCGATCTTGGGTGTGCCGTGAATCGACTCAGGAACAAAGAGGGCATTGGGCACGGCCGCCCGTTCCTCCCGTCGGTCTCGGACCAGCAGGCGCGCGCCGCTATCCAAGCGATGGGCGTTATCGCTCAGCTCCTCCTTGATCGTCTGTAA
- a CDS encoding PhzF family phenazine biosynthesis protein, translating into MGSPLRYRVVDVFTERPLEGNSLCVVLDPCPPELMPKIAREANLSETTFPVQTGPSAYEMRIFTPIAELPFAGHPSLGTAWLLGMGRWTQTTTGGTVIVEADERGATMTQPRPEFERVEEASDEVLSALGLSSADAICRSTAGGTTHVLVATSERIDQLDPDPGRVAEASRSCGALSLVPFRATNKSTLHARVFAPAVGVVEDPGSGSAAGPVGLLARELWGTHPDVTITMGAEIGRPCRLEVQTAGDLRVGGRVVLSAEGHFRI; encoded by the coding sequence ATGGGGTCTCCGCTGCGCTACCGCGTCGTCGACGTGTTCACCGAGCGGCCGTTGGAGGGCAACTCGCTGTGCGTGGTCCTTGATCCGTGCCCGCCCGAGCTGATGCCAAAGATCGCTCGAGAGGCCAATCTGAGCGAGACGACGTTCCCCGTGCAGACAGGCCCGAGCGCGTACGAGATGCGGATCTTCACGCCAATCGCCGAGTTGCCGTTCGCCGGTCATCCGTCACTTGGCACCGCCTGGCTCTTGGGGATGGGGCGGTGGACCCAGACGACAACAGGGGGAACCGTGATCGTCGAAGCCGACGAGCGAGGGGCGACGATGACGCAGCCTCGACCGGAGTTCGAACGAGTCGAGGAAGCATCTGATGAGGTGTTGTCAGCGCTGGGGCTGTCCTCGGCTGACGCGATCTGTCGCTCGACCGCAGGAGGGACAACGCACGTGCTCGTGGCAACATCAGAGCGGATCGACCAGCTCGATCCAGATCCTGGGCGCGTGGCCGAAGCGAGCCGCTCGTGCGGAGCGCTCTCGCTCGTGCCCTTTCGCGCGACCAACAAGTCGACCCTGCATGCTCGAGTATTCGCTCCCGCCGTTGGCGTGGTCGAGGACCCAGGATCAGGCTCGGCCGCGGGTCCGGTCGGACTCCTGGCACGCGAACTCTGGGGCACGCATCCCGACGTGACGATCACCATGGGAGCCGAGATCGGTCGTCCCTGCCGGCTGGAAGTCCAGACAGCAGGAGATCTCCGCGTCGGCGGCCGCGTCGTGCTCAGCGCTGAAGGCCACTTTCGCATCTAG
- a CDS encoding cupin domain-containing protein: MRLIVSKAQTNGALAVAEFRGSEGPWTVLHVHRLMEESFYVLGGTFTFTCGDRKMEATKGSFLMVPRGTPHLMRAGPGGGALLTLFSPGGLEEMFLELGRLPADSITDPGVRAEIAQHHDSIPVRGRGEGE, encoded by the coding sequence ATGCGACTCATCGTCTCGAAGGCCCAGACGAACGGCGCCCTGGCCGTGGCAGAGTTCCGCGGGTCGGAAGGGCCCTGGACCGTTCTCCACGTGCACCGGCTGATGGAGGAGTCCTTCTACGTGCTCGGTGGCACCTTCACCTTCACCTGCGGGGACCGCAAGATGGAAGCGACGAAGGGCTCCTTCCTCATGGTGCCTCGAGGGACTCCGCATTTGATGCGCGCCGGACCCGGGGGTGGCGCGCTGCTCACCCTGTTTTCTCCCGGCGGGCTCGAGGAGATGTTCCTGGAGCTCGGCCGGCTCCCTGCGGACAGCATCACGGATCCCGGAGTACGTGCCGAAATCGCCCAGCACCACGATTCCATTCCGGTCCGGGGGCGCGGGGAGGGGGAGTGA